TTTATTTATGTGGAAGGAATGTTTGTGCAGGAGGGGAGGATTATAGAGTtattgagtcatagagcactacatcatagaaacaggcctttcatgcCATGCTAAAATATTGTTTCCTggtcctatcgacctgcacccaggctATAGTCCtctatactcctcccatccatgtatctcgccaattttctcttaaatgttgaaatcaagcctgcatccactacttgtactggtagctcgttccacactctcaccaccctctgtgacgATGTTCcccctcatggtccccttaagcatttcacctttcagccttaagccatgacctctgccTTTAGTTTCAACCAAACCTccgtgggaaaagcctgcttgcagttaccCTCTCTATTTATTTCCCTTATAATTTTGTttgtctctatcaaatctctcctcatgctcctacgctccaggaaataaagtcctaaactattcaatttttccctttaactcaggtccccaagtcctggcaacatccagtTTGAATGATTTTATGTAGGAAAgaagggttagaatgatcttaCACGTTCATTTCTCCATCTCTGTTTCATTTAGGGTATTCCACTGTCTTTACATTCATTTCCAGCAAGATCCAGGAATAAAAGATATTAGAAAATGAAGAAGTTTATACACTTTCATCTTTTCGTCTGAACACTTTTATTTGTTTGTTGATAAAGCTTTGTTTTTTTAGGAAGAAAAAACTAACAGTCAAGAATCTGACAATCAAACAATGAAACATGTCTTCACCTTCCAACTGGCTGTGAAAGTGAGGTATCTACATAACGGCCTCATCAGGCCACTAGCGAGCGGGCGAGAACAGTAACATCAAACTTCTGGTCATGTCAACAACTATTATTAATCATATCATTGCACATTGAGTATTTTGACTTTACAATGGTTTTCCTATTAAAAGGAAGGTTAACGATGTGGCATAATTATAAGCTTTGGAAACCTTTCCTCCATCATCAACTTCCTCATTCCAAGACTGCACCAATTGCCCCTTCTAGCATATAGAGTTAAATACGTTGGCATAATGGGTGGTgcagacatggtgggctgaaggacttTTCCTATTCTGTTTCATTTGTTCtatgtgctctgttctggtctgCATCCAAACTGGGGACGAGATTTGCAATTCAATTTGGAAACATGGTCACCATGTTTTGTTATGTCAAGGTGCCAGACAGGTTGTACAGATCCAATTGTTGTCCGCTGCAAAGTAAGTGGCATGTATGGCGTGTCCAGGGACAGGTAGCAATTCTGGTAAAGGGCTTGTCATGTccttctggggcagctcactcatctttggtccccaccagacactcagctctcacttaTGACTCCGAGTAGATGCTTGTatgcgacagcggccacaccATGGTACATCGCTTCGAAAGGTGGGCTaaagcaggtgagggtagctggcggCCTCATACCCCGGTGAGACAGGGACGTGCCtatcctagcatgtgaagtcagcttcaGCGGACTGGatggatgagatcaacagtgagattcaacggccaAGAAGGGGTTTTGCAACGTTTTGTGGAGTGACAGGCAGGACAAGGCACAGAACACGTGAAAGCTCCCAGTTTGTGATGACTACTCACAGCACTATACCCAAACTTCTGGGGCGAGAGggggaactgccccagtgcaatgactTTTCTACTTCAAAAGCTCTCCTGCACCGTTCTCCTGTCATTGTCTGATGTGACAGACAAACATCATTACAAGCGAAGTCGCAGAGAATATTTTCACCCTGCAGAGCCTTGCTTTTCCACTTGCACACCCATTAAGGCTTTGGCCAATCCTCATCCTTGTGAGCAGTCACTGAGTTCCCCAATAAATAACTCTTTGGGCTGTTCAATTAGTACAATTTGTACATGGGCAGCAGGTAGCGTAACaccattacagcaccagcaacgggttcaattcctgccgccatCTGTAAGGTGTTTGCGTATTTCCCCgcaactgcgtgggtttcctacaggtttccaatttcctcccacattccaaaggtgggcgtaattgggcagtgcagcttCATCTGGCCTGTCACTGTGCTGTACctctataaaaaaaaatcagcaaatcTGTTAACAAGTTTCTGTGTTTTCCAGATATTGCATAGTGAGTCTTAAACCATGCCTGTATATGTTCACATTAAATAAAAGGGACCAGGTTTAATTCGAATGAGCTAACAGTAAGAACAAAAAAGACTTTAAAAAATCCCTCTACATCCACTGCTGTCCATTGAATTGTTACAGGGTTTGTGCAACTTGTTTTTATCTATTGCAATCAGTTGTCAAGGGAGACATCTTCGATCATCTCTGGCACATGCTCCATTTCCAAATCCTCCTTCCCATTGTCTGAGATTTCCGAAGTGGCATAACATCCAGAGTCCCGGGGGCAATCCTTCTGTTGTGATTGCTCATTCTTGAGGTTGGACTGTTGATTCTCAGTTGTGGGATCATTTTGGTCCTCCTCTTCACTTAGGACTGTAACAACACAAAGGTATAAATTATCATTCCCTTTATTCACTTTGATCTATTTTACACAAACCACAGACACAAGAACactccatccagaccatgctgtcttcttgctagTATCATCGGGCACAAACTCCATACACCAGAATCAGATCTAGTTttcacccctcaagcatcaggctgcagaatcagtgtggataacttcactcaccacgtacgaacaagctggatgaactcagcaggtcgggcagcatcggttgaaatgaacagtcaatgttttgggccgagacccttcgtcaggacccttcgtcttggcccaaaactttgactgctcatttcaaccgatgctgcccgacctgctgagttcctccagcttgtttgtacgtgttgatttgatccCAGcagctgcagtgtactttgtgttcactcaccacaactctgaattgatcccacactttcaagaactcatgttctcaatatttatttttctcttttgcttATTGGTTATTGTCAGTCTTCGTTAAATATAGTTTTTTTATAAagtctattttttttattttcatgtaaatgtccacaagaaaataaaccttgAGGTAGTATATGTTGAtatatatggactttgataataatcttactttgaaatttaaactTTGAAGTTAAGTTAAAGTTTAAGTTAAATACCATTTTGACTTGAGAGTCACTTGACTGAATATTCCAAGCCCAGTGTTTGCTAATATCTATTTGTTCCTGCATCATTCAGTGTGCTTTGAATCAGAAGTTAACCACAACCTCACTAGCCCACAGCACTACCTGGAAATGCCTAGATATTATCATCTCTAACCTCCTCACCTCTCCCCATTTCCATCAATCTTATATCtcccaatcccacaccaccaccttctgCACATTTTCTTTTCATATTCCCGAATCCCACCATCTCAACTTAACCCCACACCTGGAATTCACCCCTCACATTCTCCTTATACCCCCAACTATACCAATCTAATTATCCAGTCAGTCTTGGGAAGGAGTTTTCATGAACACAAAACCTCCATTTCCTCTCTCTTCAGTTAAAAGGTTTGAGTTCAACTAATTTGTCTTAGCCGCAGAGAGTTTTTCTGCTTCTAAGCCTACCTAGACCAGTGTTATTAAATTTTAAACATGTATTGAGAGGAGATGATTGGTCTATGTTCCCCACAGGATGTTGGGTTAGATACAAACATATCGCCAATGCTAACCATAACATATCTCTTATCTGTCTACCGCTACTTTCACAGAATCAGCAGTTCTTTCTTAATGAGAACATCCTGTTGTCAGTAGAACATAGTAGAGCACAGAAGAACaggaccctttggcccatgatattaGATTCAGCCATGAGTCAAATTAAAATGGATATTAGCTTTAAAAGATTAGAAattcacatgtacattaaaacatacagagaaatttgttgtttgtgtcaaatcaaatcagcaaggctTGTGCTGAGCAATCTGTAGGTGATGTCacccttccagcaccaacatacacactcacaactctctaacctgtacatctttggaatgtgggaggaaacctgaacactccgagtggtcactgggagaacttactaattccttacagacagcggcagaactGAATCCAAGTCTGTGATCCTtgccactgtaatagtgttacactaactgctacaccatcCCTTATTTCTCTACTAATCTCCCTTCCATGGTCCAGATCCTTTCACTGCTTACCTGTCTAAGTGCCTCCTCAATGCCATTCCATTGCCTCTTTCCACCACCACCAGCCAACCATTTCTGTTTCTGTAAAATCTTAGCATGCACATCTTCTTTatattttccccctctcaccttaaagctatatcCTCTGGTCCTGGAAATTTCTACCCTGGAAAAATTCTCTGGCGACCTACCTGATCTTTGATTGGAGCACTGCTCAGAGGCAGTAGAAGCATTCCCGTGCAGGTCCAGTGAAGAGCTTTAAAAAGTCAGTTTCCATAAAAGAGGGGCAGTCGTTGtaggagtggtctgagtcagaagtggtaaggctttggctcaacaggcttcggcaaGAACAGGCCGAGGCAATGTAAGtaggtaagttcattccttatttcttatttctatttttcttcctTAAATCTTGAGAGAATAGGGGCTATTctacagagccagtgttctgttctggatCTCAGGTGTGGGATTTCCGGGCAGCTACCAGCCTCCCAAATGGCCACATCTGCATGACGTGCATGGAGATGCAACTCCTTAGAgacgtgttaaggaactggagctgcagataGATGACCTTCcacttgttagggaaagtgaagagatGTTAGACAAGAAccacagggaagtagtcaccctaaGTCTAGAGGAGACAGATAACTGGAcgactgtcaggagagagaagggagaatatCAGATAGTGGAGAGTACCCCCGTGCCTATAAGTACTCCATTTTcagtactgtgggggggggggaaaccacctacctggaggaagtaacagccgtgcctctggcactgagtctggccctgtgggcCAGAAGGGTAGCAGAAGggtaactgaagaggatggcagcagtgatagggactctgtagttaggggacagataggtgattctgtggatgcgaaaaggaaacacggatggtagattgcctcccaggtgctagcatccacaatattctgaaaagggaaggtgagcagccagtagtcatggtacatattggtaccaatgacgttggtagaaaaagggaggaggttcagaaaacagactacagggagttaggaaggaagctgagaaacaggacctcaaaggtagtaatcttgggattactgcttgtgccttgctacagtgagtataggaatagaatgagatggcagataaatgtgCGGCTAAAGAATTGGAGCAGTGGgcagggatttagatttctggatcagtGGGACTTGCGTAGGTTTGACCTGCACAACAGGGACGGATTGCACTTGagtctgagggggaccaatatgctTGCAAGCAGGTTCACTCAAGCTGTTGGGAGCGGTTTAAtctaatatggcaggggaatgggaaccaggatgatagagatgaggatgagccagcaggtttacaagtagatgataggtgaaatgtGAGTACAAGGAAGGACaggccaatgattgggtacaaaggcagacagagcaaagagttaaattgtaccagagAGGCAAAATTCAGAAGGGCAAAGAACACAGGagtgaaggtgctgtatttaaatgcaggtAGCATTGGGAataagttggacaaacttgtgtcgCAATTAGAGATTAGTcactatgacattgtgggcatcactgagtcctggctgaaagaaggccttaGTTAACATCAAAGggtatactttgtatcgaaaggacaggcaggaagacataggcggtggtgtggctctgctggtaagagctggaattacatctttagaaagaggtgacataaggtcagagaatgtggaatctttgtgggtggagttaagaaactgcaaaggtgaaaaaaccattatgggaatcatatataggcctccaaaagccaagatgtgggattgagattgcaaagggatctggaaaaggTATGTAATAGGGGTAATAATATAATCGTAATTGGGACTGCAATATGCAATGGGGTTCGGAAAATCGGGTTGGTGTCGAattgcaagagaggaaatttgttgaatgtctatgagCTGTTTTTTTAGGGGCAGTGAAATCATATCACAGTTTGTGAGTGAGAAGTAtaggtcacatgtatcagtatcacaatggaataaggggaattacacaggcatgagagaggagcttgcccaggtggattggaggggataCAGAAGAGAACAACGGttgagcagaggtggctgaagcttttaggtatgtcccacagaagaagacgttctcaaatggcagggctaggcaaccatggctgacaagggaagttaagggagttaacagaaacagaagttaaggtgttcctcagggtcagtgttgggaccacaactttttacattgtttgcaatgatttagatcatggaattgatggctttgtggcaaagtttgtggatgattcgaagataggtggagcgataggtggtgctgaggaagcaatgcaatggctgcaggacttagacaaatttgaagaatgggcaaaaaaagtgagagattgaatacagtgttgggaactgtACGAGAATgcatttggtaaaaggaacataaggcagactattatctaaatagggagaaggttcaaacatcagaggtgcagaggactTAGGAGTCCCTTAGCCTCATAGACTTAGCCtcgtgcaagacttccagaaggttagtttacaggttgagtctgtggtgaagaaggcaaatgcaatgttgccatttatttcaaggggattagaatataaaagcaaggagataatactgagactttttaagacactagtcaggccgcccttggagtattgtcaatagttttgggctccttatctcagaaaggatgtattgtcatcagagagagtccagaggaggtttacggggatgattccaggaatgaaagggttaatctatgaggaacatttggtagCTTTTGGCCTGTACTGACtggtatttagaagaatgaaatcttctgaatgttgaaaggagtagatgaggtggatatggagaggatgtttcctgtggtgggcgtAGTCAGACCTAGCCGCAAAACTGAGGGGGCAATCTTTTAGATCAAAGGTAAGGAGGACATTTTTTTTGGCCAGAGAGTATGaatccgtggaatgctctgccacagactgcggtggaggccaagtcagtgggtatatttaaagtggaagttgacagCTTCCttattggtcagggtatcaaatgGCGAGAAGGGGTTGAGTGGGACGAGAGCTtactcatgatggaatggtaaagtagactcgatgggctaaatggcctaattctgctcctatattttatggtcttatggtgatcTATGACTCTCATAAATTCTgccaatttcttcagccagaggttggtgaatctatggaattccttgccacaggcggctgtggaggacaagtcatttagtttatttaaggtggaggttgatgggttctagATTAGTAAGGTGTGataggttatggagagaagccaggagaatggggttgagagagaaatagAACAGCCAGGCCGAAAtgtcggagcagactcgatgggctgaatggcctgattctgctcctatgtcttacggtctccTCTCAGCCCATGTTGCTccaaacttccagcatctgcagcctctttcctTCCCAGTTTCAACAAAAGGTCTTCAATCTGACGgttaactcagtttctcttcccacagatgcagatTGACTGCTGAGTAGTTCCAACACTTTCTGTTGCTTTctcagatatccagcatctgcactttTGTTTTAGTTTTCAGAATCTGTTGGTTTATTGCTGGATCCAAGACTGCCACAATAGCTTAGAGGCTAACAACAAAGCTATTCCAGCTCAGAGCATCAGCGTTCAGAGTTCATTCcaggcatcctctgtaaggagactcTGTATATCCTTCCAGTGAAATGCACGAGTTTCCTCACATATTAACTGGCTAGaataattggttattgtaaattgtcctgtgattagcttaGGATTAAATCACGGTTGCCAGGGGTTGCAGGCTAGTATGGCTCGAAGAGGGCCTATTCtctaaataaaaaagtaaaatcCAAATGTTGAAATTCCCAGCCAAATGCCTTTTCAGTGGCATGTTCAACAATCAAACCGCAGATCTAGAGAGCAGATCACCGCCACCTTCTCAGGAATACCatcgacacccttactaatcaagaacctatcaacttctgctttatatatacccaatgacagcctccacagccatctgtggcaacaaattccacagattcagcaacctctagctaaaaaaatcctcctcatctctgctctaaagggatatCTTTGTATCCTGAGGCTGGGCCCTCTGGCGCTAGACTCTCCCAttcttggaaacatcctctccatgttcaatAATCTAAGCCAGgtgctcccaacctttttaatgccatggaccaatacaatTAATAAGGGGACCTTGGACCCcagatctaggcctttcaatgtttgataggtttcaatgagatcacgttttattcttctaaactccagcaaacccATAATTGGTTATGGTCCatcaacccataaacactaccttgttattcctttttatctgctgaatctcttgtgcttcctcATTTTATTCACAAGCCTTTACTCATCTGAGGATCATGAAGATACCTCTGTGCTAAATAGCGTATGAAGACTCATTCTTCATCCTTCACAGAGATGTACAGTTAAGCAGAAATAACAAGAAACTCCCCCGTCTCCGATCCCATCCTTACTGTCATAGTTCTGCTGGGCAGCGGTCAGAATCTTCGACCTAAGCTCTGCATCTGTGATGTTAAGTTCAATGAGGTGACTCTCCTTGAGGTCCTTGAGGTCTTCCAGACTCTGGTAGCCATTCAGAAGGAAGGTGGAATAAAGATCCTACACAAGACAATTGGAGATAGACAGATTAGTGTCATTTGCCACACccacatcaaaacatgcagtgaaatgtagtGGCTGTGTTGTTagtgatgtgctggggcagctccTGACTATTGTCAAGCATCTGACCCCAACATAGCATATGCTTtcagattgtgggaggaaactggagctcctggaggaaactcTCACGGTCATGGAGACAATGCAAAATcaatcactgatagttggcactgtaaagtgtttaTGCAAGCCACTACACCTCCATGCAAAGACCATTATACACAAAGAGTCTACCCAACTTAAACACCCATAGATCTTCTCTTGAGTGTTTTGGCTACCTTCCTAATATCTCCTCATTCGATGGTGccaaaatcatcattttaatgcaAAGCCTGGCATATATCTCCACAGTGATCTCCAGTTCCAACTCCTCACCATATGTCTACAGGGCTAAAATGCCTCCTAACAAGAAAACAGTGGACGGATAGAGGAAGGTATCAGATATGTGAATGTCCTGGTAGTgtgaagcccttcatcaggactggaaaggaaggggaaagtaccagaataaaaaggtgagggggaggggaaggaggataggtagaaggtgaaaggtgaagccaggtgattaGAAAGGTAGAGGGCTGGAGGAGAATGAATCTGACTGTTCAGAGTTGTGTGTTCTGTGCAGATACTGGGGTTTTCAGCAATAAATGATCTGCCAGAGAATCTCAATGCATTGAACAGTATCACAGTATCacttgtggtggtgggggggaaggaaTTGTTTTGAGTAAATGCCAATGTTTTGAGTAAAAACCTTGCATTAGGATTaagactggagaagggagatAGCCAGTATGAAATGAAGATATCACTTAAACACTTAAAAAACGTTTGGACAGACAcctgaataggaaaggtttagtgcaggggttcccagcctgtaTAAGGAACCCactgttaatggtaggggtccatgggataaaaaaggttgggaacccctggtttaggggGATAAGACATAGatcagaattcagccatttggcccatcgagtctgctctaccattccatcatggctgatttattgtccctcccagtcccattctcctaccttctgtccataacctttgataccctgacaaaTAAGAAGggaaaatgcaggcaaatggcaaAAGGGAACTTGATCGTCATGGCTGAGTTGGGACAAAGGGCATGTTTCCATGCAGTATAGTCAAAGATGGAAGTGGTAAGATGGGGGCTAGAGGTGTTTGAAGGGTCAACAAGCAGCAGGAGAGTAAAGGATGATGGGCAAATTGAACTAGGTAGGGCTGGAATTGGAACTGGTTCTTTAttctcacatgtactgagatacctGTTGAAGCAGTGTACTGGGTGCGGCCACTGTCGCATGTAAATGGTtacctggagccacaggtgagagctaagTCTCAGGTGTGGACCAAAGGTGCATGAGCTTCCAAGAAGGGCATGACaagcccttcaccagaggtgtgaGCCTTCCCTGGACTCCCCACACACCCCCAAACAGTGTATTGGTATAGAGCATGGTAAAATAATAAGAGAATGCGGAATACAGCTACGGAGAAAGTGCAGGGCAGGGTAACAGCCAAGTGCAGGATCATAACGAGCTGGATGGTGAAGTCAGGAGTCCATGTTACTGtaccagggaaccattcaatTGTCTAATAACAGTGGGGTTAGggatgtccttgagcctggtggtgtgtgctttcaggcgtatgtatcttctgcctgatgggagaggggagaagagagaatgtctggatgGGGGTGGACTTTGATGATACAAGCTACTTTGTGAGACAAAGTTGAATGGATAATTAGGTTAAGGAAATAGGAGGTTAATTTGTCACTGTAAACTGTCGACAGCATAAGAAGTACCAGGAGAATTAGGGACTCAGGAGAAGATAATCAGAATAGAAACTAACTATTTTATTTACTTAGAtatacagtacagtaacaggcccttctgcccaatgaGCCTGCATCGCCCAATTACTTCcatgtgaccgattaacctactaacgcaTATGTATTTAGGATGTGGGAGAACTTGAACAAAACCCTCCTGGTCACGGGAAGAAAGTACAAGCTCCTTTCAGATAGCGGTGGGAATCAAACCTGGGTCACTAGCACTATAATAGTGATACACTAACTGTTACACTATCATGACATCCCAAGAAAAGGTAGAGCAAAGAAAGATGGGTGTGTGACAACTGGCATGGGGACAGAACAGTCGATACCCTGCTCAATGATCTCAAAGGAAAAAAAGGGTTTCCCTGCACACTGACCTTCAGCTGGATCCCCTCCAACAACTCCTGGAGAGAATCTGGGACTGGCTGCGTGCTCCTCCTGTGCGGTCGGAATTTCTTGGCTGTGTCCTCTTCATTGGGCAAGACATCCACGTAAATGAATTTGAAGTTTCCCACTCTGCCATCGAGCATTCCTGTCCAGGTGCCCATGGTTGACTTGTTGATTATCTTGATGATGTCACCCGTCTGAAAGGAATTGGCATAAGTTAACCTTTGAGCCTCAAATTCTGAGACAGGCCAACACAAGCCGAGCTAAAGGGGGCAGGTAAGCAGAGGGTAGggattgtcaagaacaatcatgatcacagAGACCATGATCGCCTGTGTCATTCAACATGGATCATAATGATGATGgcatatataaaattatggatggcatagatagaatagacagtGTTTTTCCAAGAATAAAAATAATGAACACTAGAGAACAttcatgatcacctacatcatacaacatggcacataattatGATGATGACCCAAAGGAAATCTTCACAgtcataaaacacagaacatagaacatagaacaggacatAGACAATACAACATAGAgaatagaacgtagaacatagaaaataggccaCAGAACAATAGAGGACAGGAACAACCCTTCATCTTGTGTGTCTGTACTGAACGCGATGCTAAATTAAACTTAATCTTTTCTGCCTGTACCtgttccatattcctccatttcctgcatgtTCATACACCTAtataagagcctcttaaacacctctatcatatctgcttccaacaCTACCCCTTCAGTCTGTTctggcacccatcactctctgtgtaaaaatacttgCCCTACATCCCCTGCAAATGTATGTTATCTACCTGGGGGGAAAATGACTGTTCATATTCCTTATCTGTTCCTCATGATATTATACATTTCTGTCAGGTTTTCCTTCAGCATCTGTcaatccagagaaaacaactaaagtctgtccaacctctccttataacacattctccaggtagcatcctggttacagggagaacgtgcaaactccacacggacagcact
The sequence above is a segment of the Hypanus sabinus isolate sHypSab1 chromosome 4, sHypSab1.hap1, whole genome shotgun sequence genome. Coding sequences within it:
- the LOC132393555 gene encoding SAM domain-containing protein SAMSN-1-like isoform X2; protein product: MIRRKASNASEKEKCVKPKRSSSFGSFDRFRHHGHSAKPEDKAEDNVPDSEASGENPAKSGQNGSGLGKTMRAISKTMKKKMARKYIKALSEEASEDNAEDHPEHATREHEAEGSCLRQCESMESLQSLNSGQAPAGASDGTSNRDSFRVDEEVPYTGPFCGRARVHTDFTPSPYDTDSLKLKTGDIIKIINKSTMGTWTGMLDGRVGNFKFIYVDVLPNEEDTAKKFRPHRRSTQPVPDSLQELLEGIQLKDLYSTFLLNGYQSLEDLKDLKESHLIELNITDAELRSKILTAAQQNYDILSEEEDQNDPTTENQQSNLKNEQSQQKDCPRDSGCYATSEISDNGKEDLEMEHVPEMIEDVSLDN